From the genome of Pseudomonas sp. TMP9, one region includes:
- the gcvP gene encoding aminomethyl-transferring glycine dehydrogenase, with the protein MTTLTTQNEFVARHIGPREADTAAMLDLLGYASIDALTDNVIPETIKGTSVLGSQPGLSEADALAKIKAIAGKNQQFKTYIGQGYHGTHTPSPILRNLLENPAWYTAYTPYQPEISQGRLESLLNFQTLITDLSGMQIANASLLDEATAAAEAMTFCKRLSKNKASNAFFASQHCHPQTLDVLRTRAEPLGIEVVIGDEAAITDASAYFGALLQYPASNGDIFDYRELVERFHAGNALVAVAADLLALTLLTPPGEFGADVALGSAQRFGVPLGFGGPHAAYFATRDAFKRDMPGRLVGMSIDRFGKPALRLAMQTREQHIRREKATSNICTAQVLLANIASMYAVYHGPKGLTQIAQRVHQFTAILAKGLRALGYHVEQEGFFDTLSLATGSKTAELHNKARAAGINLREIDSERLGLSLDETTDQAAVAALLVVFAEGKATPAFNELAAGVTAQLPHGLLRKSAILAHPVFNRYHSETELMRYLRKLADKDLALDRSMIPLGSCTMKLNAASEMIPVTWAEFGNMHPFAPAEQSQGYTQLTTELEAMLCAATGYDGISLQPNAGSQGEYAGLLAIRAYHLSRGDDQRDICLIPQSAHGTNPATASMVGMRVVVTACDSSGNVDIADLKAKAEEHKDRLAALMITYPSTHGVFEEGIREICAIIHDHGGQVYIDGANMNAMVGLCSPGKFGGDVSHLNLHKTFCIPHGGGGPGVGPIGVKSHLIPFLPGHASMARKEGAVSAAPFGSASILPITWMYISMMGGEGLKLASQMAILNANYIARRLEEHYPVLYSGSNGLVAHECILDIRPIKDSSGISVDDVAKRLIDFGFHAPTMSFPVAGTLMIEPTESESKEELDRFCDAMIAIREEIRAVERGELDATDNPLKNAPHTALELAGEWSHPYSREQAVYPLASLIDGKYWPPVGRVDNVFGDRNLICACPSIEAYQEA; encoded by the coding sequence ATGACCACGCTGACCACCCAGAACGAATTTGTCGCCCGGCACATTGGCCCACGCGAGGCCGATACCGCGGCCATGCTCGACCTGCTCGGCTATGCCAGCATCGACGCGCTGACTGACAACGTCATCCCCGAGACCATCAAGGGCACCAGCGTACTGGGCTCTCAGCCGGGCCTGTCGGAAGCCGACGCCCTAGCCAAAATCAAAGCCATTGCTGGCAAAAATCAGCAATTCAAAACCTACATCGGCCAGGGCTACCACGGCACCCACACGCCAAGCCCAATCCTGCGTAACCTGCTGGAAAACCCGGCTTGGTACACCGCGTACACCCCCTACCAGCCAGAAATATCCCAAGGCCGCCTTGAGTCCCTGCTGAACTTTCAGACGCTGATCACCGACCTTAGCGGCATGCAGATCGCCAATGCCTCCTTGCTTGATGAGGCCACCGCCGCTGCCGAAGCCATGACCTTCTGCAAGCGCCTGTCAAAGAACAAGGCCAGCAACGCCTTCTTCGCCTCCCAGCATTGTCACCCGCAAACCCTTGACGTGCTGCGCACCCGTGCCGAGCCGCTGGGTATTGAGGTTGTCATTGGCGATGAAGCCGCAATTACTGACGCCAGCGCTTACTTCGGCGCGCTGCTGCAGTACCCGGCGAGCAACGGCGATATCTTCGATTACCGCGAACTGGTTGAGCGCTTCCACGCCGGCAATGCACTGGTTGCCGTGGCCGCAGATCTGCTGGCCCTGACCCTGCTGACCCCGCCGGGCGAATTCGGTGCCGACGTCGCCTTGGGCAGCGCCCAGCGCTTTGGCGTGCCACTGGGTTTCGGTGGCCCACACGCGGCCTACTTTGCCACCCGTGATGCATTCAAGCGCGACATGCCAGGCCGTTTGGTCGGCATGTCGATTGACCGTTTCGGCAAGCCGGCCCTGCGCTTGGCCATGCAGACCCGCGAGCAACATATCCGCCGCGAGAAGGCCACCAGCAACATCTGTACTGCCCAAGTGCTGCTGGCCAACATCGCCAGCATGTACGCGGTTTATCACGGCCCGAAAGGTCTGACGCAGATCGCCCAGCGCGTGCACCAGTTCACCGCCATTTTAGCCAAGGGCCTGCGCGCCTTGGGCTACCACGTCGAGCAGGAAGGCTTCTTCGATACCTTGAGTTTGGCCACCGGCAGCAAAACCGCTGAGCTGCACAATAAAGCCCGCGCAGCCGGCATCAACCTGCGTGAAATCGACAGCGAGCGCCTGGGCCTGTCCCTCGACGAAACCACCGACCAAGCCGCTGTTGCAGCCCTGCTGGTAGTATTCGCCGAAGGCAAAGCGACACCCGCTTTCAATGAGTTGGCAGCCGGCGTCACCGCCCAATTGCCCCATGGCTTGCTGCGCAAATCGGCAATCCTCGCCCACCCGGTGTTCAACCGTTACCACAGCGAAACCGAGCTGATGCGCTACCTGCGCAAGCTGGCCGACAAGGACTTGGCACTGGACCGCAGCATGATCCCGCTGGGCTCGTGCACCATGAAACTCAACGCCGCCAGCGAGATGATCCCGGTGACGTGGGCTGAGTTTGGCAACATGCACCCCTTTGCGCCTGCCGAGCAAAGCCAGGGTTACACCCAGCTGACCACCGAGCTGGAGGCCATGCTCTGCGCCGCCACCGGTTACGACGGTATTTCCCTGCAGCCGAATGCCGGCTCTCAAGGCGAGTACGCCGGCCTGCTGGCGATTCGTGCTTATCACCTGAGCCGTGGCGATGATCAGCGCGATATCTGCCTGATCCCGCAATCGGCTCACGGCACCAACCCGGCGACCGCGAGCATGGTCGGCATGCGTGTGGTAGTGACGGCGTGTGACAGCAGCGGTAACGTCGACATCGCCGACCTCAAAGCTAAGGCTGAGGAGCACAAAGACCGCCTCGCCGCACTGATGATTACCTACCCGTCCACCCACGGCGTGTTCGAAGAAGGCATTCGCGAGATTTGCGCAATCATTCATGATCACGGCGGCCAGGTGTATATCGACGGCGCCAACATGAATGCCATGGTCGGCCTGTGCTCACCGGGCAAGTTCGGCGGCGATGTATCGCACCTGAACCTGCACAAAACGTTCTGTATCCCCCATGGTGGCGGCGGCCCAGGTGTTGGCCCGATTGGGGTCAAGTCGCATCTAATTCCGTTCCTGCCCGGCCACGCCAGCATGGCCCGTAAAGAAGGCGCCGTCAGCGCCGCACCGTTTGGCAGCGCCAGCATCCTGCCAATCACCTGGATGTACATCAGCATGATGGGCGGCGAAGGTCTTAAGCTTGCCTCGCAGATGGCCATTCTTAATGCCAACTACATCGCCCGCCGCCTCGAAGAGCACTACCCTGTGCTGTATTCAGGCAGCAATGGCCTGGTGGCGCACGAGTGCATTCTCGACATCCGCCCCATCAAGGACAGCAGCGGCATCAGTGTTGACGACGTGGCCAAGCGCTTGATCGACTTCGGCTTTCACGCCCCGACCATGTCCTTCCCAGTAGCCGGCACCCTGATGATCGAGCCGACCGAAAGCGAATCCAAGGAAGAACTGGACCGCTTCTGCGACGCCATGATCGCCATCCGCGAAGAAATTCGTGCGGTGGAGCGCGGTGAGCTGGATGCCACCGACAACCCACTGAAGAACGCCCCGCATACCGCCCTAGAACTGGCGGGTGAGTGGAGCCACCCCTACAGCCGCGAGCAGGCGGTGTACCCGTTGGCTAGCCTGATCGACGGTAAATACTGGCCGCCGGTCGGCCGCGTGGACAACGTGTTTGGCGATCGCAATTTGATCTGCGCTTGCCCGTCCATCGAGGCGTACCAGGAGGCGTGA
- a CDS encoding L-serine ammonia-lyase, with amino-acid sequence MSLSVFDLFKIGIGPSSSHTVGPMLAAGRFAEGLRRDALLASTERIKVELYGSLGATGKGHGSDTAVLLGLEGEQPDTVETASVPARLAQIRNSGQVRLLGEKPIAFVEKQHLSMVRKPLPFHPNGMIFRAFDAAGLQLCSREYYSVGGGFVVDEQAAGTGRVVEDSTTLHYPFTTGKQLLAHCSAHNLSISQVMLANEAAWRPEAETRTRLLHIWQVMQDCVEAGCRNEGIMPGGLKVKRRAAALHRQLCKHPETSLRDALSVLDWVNLYALAVNEENASGGRVVTAPTNGAAGIVPAVLHYYSRFIASSNDDGIVRFLLTAAAIGILYKENASISGAEVGCQGEVGVACSMAAGALCEVLGGNVNQVENAAEIGMEHNLGLTCDPIGGLVQVPCIERNAMGSVKAINAARMALRGDGQHFVSLDKVIRTMRQTGADMNNKYKETARGGLAVNIVEC; translated from the coding sequence ATGTCACTTAGCGTTTTTGACCTGTTCAAGATCGGCATCGGCCCTTCCAGCTCGCACACCGTCGGGCCAATGCTCGCCGCCGGGCGCTTTGCCGAAGGCTTGCGCCGCGACGCCTTGCTGGCCAGCACCGAGCGCATCAAGGTCGAGTTATACGGCTCGCTGGGCGCAACCGGCAAAGGCCACGGCAGCGACACAGCGGTGCTGTTGGGCCTGGAAGGCGAACAACCGGATACAGTCGAAACCGCCTCAGTGCCCGCGCGTCTGGCGCAGATCCGCAACAGCGGTCAAGTGCGATTGCTCGGTGAAAAACCCATCGCCTTTGTGGAAAAACAGCACCTGAGCATGGTCCGAAAACCGCTGCCGTTTCACCCTAACGGGATGATCTTTCGCGCGTTTGACGCCGCGGGTTTGCAGCTCTGTTCGCGCGAATACTACTCGGTGGGCGGCGGCTTTGTGGTCGATGAACAGGCGGCAGGAACCGGCAGAGTTGTCGAAGACAGCACGACGCTGCACTACCCCTTTACGACCGGCAAACAGCTGCTCGCGCATTGCAGCGCACACAACCTGTCGATCAGCCAAGTCATGTTGGCCAACGAAGCGGCTTGGCGCCCGGAAGCTGAAACCCGCACACGCCTGCTGCATATCTGGCAAGTGATGCAGGACTGCGTTGAAGCGGGTTGCCGCAATGAAGGCATCATGCCCGGCGGGCTTAAGGTCAAGCGCCGCGCCGCTGCCCTGCACCGGCAACTGTGCAAGCACCCGGAAACCAGCTTGCGTGACGCCTTGAGCGTGCTCGACTGGGTCAACCTGTATGCCTTGGCGGTGAATGAGGAAAACGCCAGCGGCGGCCGCGTGGTCACAGCGCCAACTAATGGCGCAGCCGGTATCGTGCCAGCGGTGCTGCATTATTACAGCCGCTTTATTGCCAGTTCTAACGACGACGGCATCGTGCGCTTTCTGCTGACCGCTGCGGCAATCGGCATTTTATATAAAGAGAATGCCTCGATCTCTGGCGCCGAAGTCGGCTGCCAAGGTGAAGTCGGCGTCGCCTGCTCCATGGCCGCTGGCGCGCTCTGTGAAGTGCTCGGCGGCAACGTTAACCAAGTTGAAAACGCCGCTGAGATTGGCATGGAACACAACCTTGGCCTGACCTGCGACCCCATTGGTGGCTTGGTGCAGGTACCCTGTATCGAACGCAACGCCATGGGCTCAGTGAAAGCCATCAATGCCGCGCGTATGGCTCTGCGGGGCGATGGCCAGCATTTTGTATCCCTGGATAAAGTGATCCGCACCATGCGTCAGACCGGTGCCGACATGAACAACAAGTACAAAGAAACTGCCCGCGGTGGCTTGGCCGTCAATATTGTCGAATGCTGA
- the gcvT gene encoding glycine cleavage system aminomethyltransferase GcvT, giving the protein MTSETLAKTPLHTLHVELGARMVPFAGYDMPVQYPLGVMKEHLHTREHAGLFDVSHMGQIILRGASAAKALESLLPVDIIDLPVGMQRYAMFTDENGGILDDLMVANLGDGTLFLVVNAGCKHQDLAHLQQHIGSQCAVESLFEARALLALQGPKAVDVLARLAPEVAHMTFMQFAPVRLLGVDCYVSRSGYTGEDGFEISVPAEHAEMLARSLLAEPEVHAIGLGARDSLRLEAGLCLYGHDMSTGVTPIEASLLWAISKSRRDGGARAGGFPGAARIFAQQQQGVASKRVGLLPQERVPVREGAEIVDADGNMIGTVSSGGFGPTLGAPVAMGYVQSSHIALGTELWAMVRGKRVAMKVAKTPFVPQRYYRG; this is encoded by the coding sequence ATGACCAGTGAAACTTTGGCGAAAACCCCACTCCACACCCTGCATGTTGAACTCGGCGCACGCATGGTGCCTTTCGCCGGCTATGACATGCCGGTGCAGTACCCGCTCGGCGTAATGAAAGAGCACCTGCACACCCGCGAACACGCCGGCCTGTTCGACGTCTCGCACATGGGCCAGATCATTTTGCGCGGTGCCAGCGCCGCTAAAGCACTGGAAAGTCTGCTGCCGGTGGACATCATCGACCTGCCAGTGGGCATGCAGCGTTACGCCATGTTCACCGATGAGAACGGCGGCATCCTGGATGACTTGATGGTGGCCAACTTGGGCGATGGCACCTTGTTTTTGGTGGTCAACGCAGGCTGTAAGCATCAAGACTTGGCTCACTTGCAACAGCATATCGGCAGTCAGTGTGCGGTTGAGAGCTTGTTTGAAGCCCGCGCACTGTTGGCGTTACAAGGCCCGAAAGCGGTTGATGTGTTGGCACGCCTGGCCCCAGAAGTGGCACACATGACGTTTATGCAATTCGCCCCCGTGCGCTTGCTCGGTGTGGATTGCTACGTCAGCCGCTCCGGCTACACCGGCGAAGACGGCTTCGAGATTTCGGTGCCCGCTGAACACGCTGAAATGCTGGCCCGCAGCCTGCTGGCCGAACCCGAAGTACACGCCATTGGCCTCGGCGCGCGAGACTCGCTGCGCCTCGAAGCGGGCCTGTGCCTGTATGGCCACGACATGAGTACAGGCGTCACGCCGATCGAAGCCAGCCTGCTGTGGGCGATCTCCAAATCACGCCGCGACGGTGGCGCACGCGCTGGCGGCTTTCCGGGTGCTGCGCGCATCTTCGCCCAGCAACAACAAGGCGTTGCCAGCAAACGCGTCGGCCTGCTGCCGCAAGAACGTGTGCCGGTACGTGAAGGCGCAGAAATTGTCGATGCCGACGGCAATATGATCGGCACCGTCAGCAGCGGCGGCTTTGGCCCAACCTTAGGGGCACCGGTGGCCATGGGTTATGTGCAAAGCAGCCATATCGCCCTGGGGACCGAACTATGGGCCATGGTGCGCGGCAAGCGTGTGGCTATGAAAGTGGCTAAAACTCCGTTCGTGCCCCAGCGCTACTACCGCGGCTGA
- a CDS encoding M14-type cytosolic carboxypeptidase, whose product MQISSNFDSGNIVVIDASNVRQVQLAIRPDLNSNHFQWFHFKAEGLQLGQPHCFSLTNAGQSSYARAWAGYHAVASYDQRNWFRVPSRYADGALMFDITPEQPQVWFAYFEPYSRERHAQLIEDAQRLSGAELVATGRSIEGRAIELLRISRNPQAPRNIWVIAQQHPGEHMAEWFMEGLLERVQRSDDAELNALLQQADLYLVPNMNPDGAFRGHLRTNFAGRDLNRAWQSADEADSPEVVFVQQQMRAVGVDLFLDIHGDEEIPHVFAAGCEGNPGYSPRLDRLEQQFRQLLIDQGAEFQSTFGYPRNNPGQANTTLACNAVGLEFDCLAFTIEMPFKDHDDRPNPHTGWNGVRSKQLGKDVLSVAAVMVGQLRD is encoded by the coding sequence ATGCAGATCAGTTCCAACTTCGACAGCGGCAATATCGTGGTCATCGACGCCAGTAATGTGCGGCAGGTGCAATTAGCGATTCGCCCTGACCTTAACAGTAACCACTTCCAATGGTTTCACTTTAAGGCCGAAGGTCTGCAGCTAGGCCAGCCGCACTGCTTTAGTCTGACTAATGCCGGGCAATCGTCTTATGCGCGTGCTTGGGCGGGTTATCACGCGGTGGCGTCATATGATCAGCGTAACTGGTTTCGTGTGCCCAGCCGTTATGCCGACGGCGCGCTGATGTTCGACATAACCCCCGAGCAGCCGCAGGTCTGGTTTGCCTACTTCGAGCCTTACAGCCGTGAGCGTCATGCACAGCTGATCGAAGACGCACAGCGCTTGAGCGGTGCCGAACTGGTTGCCACCGGCCGCAGCATTGAGGGGCGCGCCATCGAGTTGCTGCGCATCAGCCGCAACCCGCAGGCACCGCGCAACATATGGGTCATCGCCCAGCAGCACCCAGGCGAACACATGGCCGAATGGTTTATGGAGGGGCTACTGGAACGTGTGCAGCGATCGGATGACGCTGAACTGAATGCGTTGCTGCAACAGGCGGATCTGTACCTGGTGCCGAATATGAACCCGGACGGCGCTTTTCGCGGTCATCTGCGCACTAACTTCGCCGGTCGCGACCTTAACCGTGCTTGGCAGTCAGCCGACGAGGCGGATAGCCCCGAGGTGGTTTTCGTCCAGCAGCAGATGCGTGCCGTCGGCGTTGACTTGTTTTTGGATATCCATGGCGACGAGGAAATCCCTCACGTGTTTGCCGCCGGTTGCGAAGGTAATCCGGGTTATAGCCCGCGCCTCGATCGTCTGGAGCAGCAGTTCCGCCAGTTGCTGATTGATCAGGGGGCTGAGTTTCAAAGCACCTTTGGCTACCCGCGCAACAACCCTGGCCAAGCCAATACCACCTTGGCCTGCAACGCGGTGGGGCTGGAGTTTGACTGCCTGGCGTTTACCATTGAAATGCCGTTTAAAGATCACGACGACCGGCCCAACCCGCACACCGGCTGGAACGGTGTGCGCTCCAAGCAGTTGGGTAAGGACGTGCTCAGCGTAGCGGCGGTGATGGTTGGGCAACTGCGCGATTAG
- a CDS encoding tetratricopeptide repeat protein, with protein sequence MLIGYSHAAVLVMLLILGGCAGSSPSTPPAAADTVETATITQGAVPADMQLQANRGDLDSQFQLGSWYFVRQPKDLKNAEYWWKQAADKGHALAAVSLAFLYTGRDNPALNNPALMLKYLSQSAAGNNPMAQHVLGNFYLEGEHGVPKDAYQAHALFLSACQQNYAPSCAALKQKP encoded by the coding sequence ATGCTTATTGGTTATTCACACGCGGCAGTGTTGGTTATGTTGCTGATACTCGGCGGCTGCGCCGGTTCATCACCCAGCACCCCGCCTGCCGCAGCCGACACGGTTGAGACGGCAACAATTACGCAAGGCGCTGTGCCCGCTGACATGCAGCTGCAGGCTAACCGTGGCGACCTCGACAGCCAATTCCAGCTGGGTAGCTGGTATTTCGTGCGCCAACCCAAGGACCTCAAAAACGCCGAGTACTGGTGGAAACAGGCCGCCGACAAAGGCCATGCGCTGGCAGCGGTCAGCCTGGCTTTTCTCTACACCGGCCGTGACAACCCAGCGCTCAACAACCCCGCGCTGATGCTTAAGTACTTAAGCCAGTCTGCCGCAGGCAATAACCCGATGGCTCAGCACGTCCTTGGCAACTTCTACCTTGAGGGTGAGCACGGTGTGCCGAAAGATGCCTACCAAGCTCACGCGTTGTTCTTGAGCGCCTGCCAACAAAACTATGCGCCCAGTTGCGCGGCGCTCAAGCAAAAGCCCTGA
- a CDS encoding TerC family protein: MTALEPFLMAEFLGTATWLWLAFIGIVIGLLVFDLGVLHREHREIGVRESLLLSAGYITAGLLFGLWVWQVKGGDAGMDYYTGFLIEKSLSMDNVFVMAMIFSFLAIPRKYQHEVLFWGILGVIVLRAIMIGLGATLVSEYSWILYVFGAFLLLTGVKMLFSKLDDHPDLSENVLVKFLRKHMRVTERLHEGRFFVRQPDANGKSLVWATPLFLALVLIECADLVFAVDSVPAIFAITQDPFIVYTSNIFAILGLRALYFALAAMIHRFAYLKYALALVLVFVGSKIFLVGIIGKIPSVISLSVTLTLLLGGVLLSLWKTRGQVPPADQPA; encoded by the coding sequence ATGACTGCCCTAGAACCGTTTTTAATGGCCGAGTTTCTCGGCACCGCAACCTGGTTGTGGCTGGCTTTTATCGGCATCGTTATCGGTCTGTTGGTCTTCGACCTCGGCGTTTTACACCGTGAGCACCGTGAAATTGGTGTTCGCGAGAGCTTGTTGCTGTCTGCGGGTTACATCACTGCTGGCTTGTTGTTCGGCCTTTGGGTTTGGCAGGTCAAGGGCGGTGATGCCGGGATGGATTACTACACCGGCTTTCTGATCGAAAAATCGCTGTCGATGGACAACGTGTTCGTCATGGCGATGATCTTCAGCTTCCTGGCCATCCCGCGTAAGTACCAGCATGAGGTGTTGTTCTGGGGCATCCTCGGGGTGATTGTGCTGCGCGCGATCATGATTGGCCTTGGCGCTACCTTGGTCAGTGAATACAGCTGGATTCTTTACGTGTTTGGCGCGTTCCTGCTGCTGACTGGCGTGAAGATGCTGTTCAGTAAACTCGATGACCACCCCGACCTCAGTGAAAACGTGTTGGTGAAGTTCCTGCGTAAGCACATGCGGGTCACTGAGCGCCTGCACGAAGGGCGCTTCTTTGTACGCCAGCCGGATGCCAATGGTAAATCGCTGGTCTGGGCAACCCCGCTATTTCTGGCGCTGGTGCTAATCGAATGTGCAGACTTGGTGTTCGCGGTGGACAGTGTGCCGGCAATTTTCGCCATCACCCAAGACCCGTTTATCGTCTACACCTCAAATATCTTCGCCATCCTCGGCTTGCGTGCCCTGTACTTTGCTCTGGCCGCGATGATCCATCGCTTCGCCTACCTTAAGTACGCCTTGGCATTGGTGTTGGTGTTTGTCGGCAGCAAGATTTTCTTGGTCGGCATCATCGGCAAAATCCCATCTGTTATTTCCTTAAGCGTAACGCTGACGTTGTTACTGGGCGGCGTGTTGCTGTCGTTATGGAAAACCCGTGGGCAAGTCCCACCGGCGGATCAGCCTGCTTAA
- a CDS encoding transporter substrate-binding domain-containing protein translates to MLIRNLLLAMATLASNGVWAAQLHFVTEEFPPFSYSRGATASGAFPEIVEATCALLQWRCTIEVLPWRRALQQAEEGVVDGIFTVIQSPARQAAFFITPMLVSSGYDFYTQRSSNFQYTQSSDLSGRQVGVYGPSGTSFVLQKSVRRTPNVVIKLVTNNQRLLLMLNAGRFGEEGVVVLNHDVAKHLIEHEYLYAVRQAGYLTSIEYGIGFSRKKVSSAQFQAFNRGLGTLRNNGQLATILQRYGLQPAN, encoded by the coding sequence GTGCTGATACGCAACCTACTATTAGCAATGGCTACATTAGCCTCAAATGGGGTTTGGGCTGCGCAATTGCACTTTGTAACCGAAGAGTTTCCGCCTTTCAGTTATTCCCGTGGCGCAACAGCCAGCGGCGCCTTCCCAGAGATAGTAGAGGCCACCTGCGCACTCTTGCAGTGGCGCTGCACTATTGAGGTATTGCCTTGGCGACGTGCCTTGCAGCAAGCCGAGGAAGGTGTGGTGGACGGTATTTTTACGGTTATTCAGTCGCCCGCACGGCAGGCTGCTTTCTTTATTACCCCGATGCTAGTGAGTTCCGGCTACGATTTTTACACCCAGCGCTCCAGCAACTTCCAATACACCCAGTCCAGCGATTTAAGCGGTCGCCAAGTCGGCGTATACGGCCCATCGGGCACCTCATTTGTCCTGCAGAAAAGCGTGCGGAGAACCCCGAATGTCGTGATCAAACTGGTGACCAATAATCAACGCTTGTTATTGATGCTCAATGCTGGACGCTTTGGCGAGGAAGGCGTGGTGGTACTTAATCATGATGTAGCAAAGCACTTGATCGAACATGAATACCTGTATGCCGTGCGCCAAGCTGGGTACTTGACGTCAATCGAATACGGCATTGGTTTTTCCCGCAAAAAAGTCAGCTCAGCGCAGTTTCAGGCGTTTAATCGAGGGCTGGGTACACTGCGCAATAACGGTCAGCTTGCAACCATCCTGCAACGCTATGGTCTACAACCTGCCAATTAA
- a CDS encoding helicase HerA-like domain-containing protein, giving the protein MAQTDQFIVGAGADGLPVGQALRLANRHGLIAGATGTGKTVTLQRLIETFSDAGVAVFAADVKGDLCGLGAAGAPQGKVAERIASMPWLNHQPMAYPVTLWDVHGKSGHPLRTTLSEMGPLLLGALLELTDSQQAALYAAFKVADREGLLLLDLKDLKALLAHLKSHPEVLGDDSALFTSTSSQALLRKLAGLEQQGADALFGEPALQLEDILHPDRDGRGRIHLLDASRLVHEAPKVYATFLLWLLAELFEQLPERGDADKPLLALFFDEAHLLFADTPKALQARLEQVVRLIRSKGVGVYFVTQSPGDLPDDVLAQLGLRIQHGLRAFTAKEQKALRAVADGFRPNPAIDTLAVLTELGIGEALVGTMEAKGTPAMVQRVAVAPPQSRIGPLSEAERAALVAQSPLRGRYDKPIDRESAYELLTARAEQAAQQAAPSTSGKAAKPADANGGFAGAAGDLLGGLASQVMKTAMRQAANQLGRQLVRGLLGSLMGGKGR; this is encoded by the coding sequence ATGGCGCAAACCGATCAATTTATTGTGGGTGCGGGTGCTGATGGGCTGCCAGTGGGGCAGGCGTTACGCCTGGCTAATCGACACGGGTTGATCGCAGGCGCTACTGGCACAGGTAAAACCGTGACCTTGCAACGGCTGATCGAAACCTTCAGCGATGCCGGCGTGGCCGTGTTTGCGGCTGATGTAAAAGGTGATCTGTGCGGGCTAGGTGCAGCAGGTGCGCCGCAGGGTAAAGTGGCTGAGCGGATTGCCAGCATGCCCTGGCTTAACCACCAGCCGATGGCCTATCCGGTTACTCTGTGGGATGTACACGGCAAGAGTGGTCATCCGCTGCGTACCACGCTCAGTGAAATGGGGCCTTTGCTGCTGGGCGCGCTGCTGGAGCTGACGGACAGTCAGCAGGCCGCACTCTATGCGGCGTTCAAAGTGGCAGATCGCGAAGGCTTGTTGTTGCTTGATCTGAAAGACCTCAAAGCTCTACTCGCTCACCTGAAAAGCCACCCCGAAGTGCTGGGTGATGACAGCGCGCTGTTTACCTCCACCTCATCACAAGCCCTGCTGCGCAAATTGGCCGGTCTTGAGCAGCAGGGCGCCGACGCGCTGTTTGGTGAGCCGGCGCTGCAACTGGAAGATATCCTGCACCCTGACCGTGATGGCCGTGGGCGCATTCACCTGCTGGATGCCAGCCGTCTGGTGCATGAAGCGCCCAAGGTGTATGCGACTTTTCTGCTCTGGCTGCTGGCCGAGTTGTTTGAGCAACTGCCGGAGCGTGGCGATGCCGATAAACCATTGCTGGCGCTGTTCTTCGATGAGGCGCACCTGTTGTTTGCCGATACCCCCAAGGCATTGCAGGCACGACTGGAGCAAGTGGTGCGGTTGATCCGCTCTAAGGGAGTGGGGGTGTATTTCGTCACCCAGTCGCCGGGTGATTTGCCAGACGATGTGCTGGCCCAGCTAGGTTTGCGTATTCAGCATGGCCTGCGCGCTTTTACTGCAAAAGAGCAGAAAGCCCTGCGTGCAGTGGCTGACGGCTTCCGGCCTAACCCTGCCATCGACACCTTGGCGGTATTGACCGAGCTGGGTATCGGTGAAGCCTTGGTAGGTACGATGGAAGCTAAAGGCACACCCGCCATGGTCCAGCGTGTGGCGGTTGCGCCGCCGCAATCACGCATCGGCCCGTTGAGCGAGGCTGAGCGCGCAGCGTTGGTTGCACAATCGCCGTTGCGTGGCCGCTACGATAAACCCATTGATCGCGAGTCGGCCTATGAGTTGTTGACCGCCCGAGCAGAGCAAGCCGCTCAGCAGGCCGCACCAAGTACGTCGGGCAAAGCGGCTAAACCAGCGGATGCAAATGGCGGTTTTGCCGGTGCTGCCGGTGATTTGCTCGGCGGCTTGGCCAGCCAAGTGATGAAAACAGCCATGCGTCAGGCGGCCAATCAGCTTGGTCGGCAACTGGTACGCGGTTTGTTAGGGTCGTTAATGGGAGGCAAGGGGCGTTAA